TCAGCACGGCCTACTTTGCCCGCGGGTATCTCGAAGAAGTCAACGCCGGCAACGCCAACACGTCCAACTGGCTCCAAGGCGGCGGGTTCAACCAGTACGACGAGATTCACGCCGTCAACAGCTTTGAGGCGGCTTCCGAGGGGACGGGAGCCGGTGCGGTGAAAGACGGTCTGGATCATGCGGCCGCGATCTGGAACCCCGAAGGCGACATGGGCGACATGGAGATTTGGGAGTTGGCGGAGCCGCTGATCTACTTGGGACGCAACGTCAAGGCCAACACCGGCGGGTACGGGAAGTATCGCGGCGGGTGCGGCTATGAGACGCTCCGCATGGTGTACAACGCCAAGGACTGGACCATGTTCTTCATGGGGAACGGGTATATGGTCAGCGATTGGGGGCTCATGGGCGGCTATCCCTCGGCCACCGGCTATCGCTTCGAAGCCCATGGCACCGATCTGAAAGAACGGATCGAGAAGGGGCTGCCGATTCCGCTTGGGCCCGATGCCGATCCGGATCACCCCGAGTACGAGAAGCTCATGCAGGCCCGCACCATCAAGCGGGATAAGCAAACGATGACCACGGAGACGATCTTTGAGAACTACGATCTCTACCTGAACTACTTGCGCGGCGGCCCCGGCTTCGGCGATCCGATTGAGCGCGATCCCGCGAAGATCGAAGCCGACCTGAACGGCGGGTACTTGCTCCCCCGCTATGCGGAAAAGGTGTATGGGGCGGTCATCTATCAAGATGAGCAAGGCCGCTGGCATGTGGATCGAGAGGCGACCCAAAAGCGCCGGGAGGAGATTCGCAAGGAGCGCATCGCCCGTGCGAAGCCGACGCGCGAGTGGATGAAGGAGGAGCGGGAGCGCATCTTGCGCAAGGAGGCCTCGGTGCAGGTGCGCCACATGTTCGCGACGAGCTTCCAGCTGAGCCCCAAGTTTTTGGCGGAATTTAAGCGCTTCTGGGATCTGCCGGAGGACTGGAACCTGACCGAAGAAGAGCTGGAGGTGCCGACCTTCGGTTCGAAGCATCGCATGAGCGTGGAACAGCTGCCCGATGTGAAACGCCTTGTGCTTGTCGAAGAGTAAAGGCGCAAGACGGAGGGCGGAGCGCGCTCCGCCCTCCGTAAGCGCGCAAAATGGAGGAGGTTTACCGCGATGGCCTACGATCGGAAGAAAATTGAAGAGTTGATCGACGGGACGATCGACTGGGAGACACTGCACCGCATGCTCTCGGAGCCCAAAGATCCCGAGCGCTTCCAGATGTATCTGGAGATCTTGCAGGAACGGGTGCCGTGGGAGGACCGCATCATCCTCCCTTACCAGTATCACCTGTACATCGTGCAGAAGAAAGACACGAAGGAATGGGTGATCAAGTGCGACTGCGGCCACGAATTCTGTGACTACCGGGACAATTGGAAACTCCACGCGCTCATCTACGTGCGGGACACGGAGGAAGCGCTGAACGAAATCTACCCCAAACTGATGGCACCGGATCCGAACTGGCAGGTGTTCCGGGAGTATTACTGCCCGAGCTGCGGCACGCTGCTCGAGGTGGAGGCGCCGACGCCCTGGTACCCGGTCATCCACAACTGGGAGCCGGACATCGAGACCTTCTACCGTGACTGGCTCGGCCAGCCGGTTCCGGAGCGTGCCGAACCGGCCCGCAAGTAAGCCAAGGCGGATGCGCAGCGCCGGTCGAAGACTGTTTCGCCGATTCCCGCCGCCCTCACGCGTCCCCGCCCATGCGAAAGCCCCGCCCAACTGTGGCGGGGCTTTCCGTTTCGTTAGGCGTTGCGCACGTGGATGACGGCCTGCTTTTCGAGCCCGAGCTTCTTCAGCTTGCGGTACAACGTGGTGCGGGCGATCCCAAGGCGGCGGGCGGCTTCCGACAGGTTTCCGCCCGTTTCCGAAAGCACCGCAAGCAAGTGCTCCCGTTCTCTGGCGACACGGTCGCTGTGCGCCCCCGAAGGCGAGGGGGTGAGCGGCCGAGCGGTTGGGTTCGGCGTGTTGGCGAGATATGCGTGCGCGATCGCCGGGGGAAAGTGGGTGGCCTCGATGCGGTCCCCGGTGCAGAAGAGGACGGCATGCTCGACCGCGTTTTCCAATTCGCGAACGTTTCCGGGCCAGTCGTACCGGTGCACGAGAAACGCTTCCAAATCGGGATCGAGCTGGGGAAGGGAACGGTTGTACTTGTCGGCGAATCGTCTGACGAAGTGATCGATGAGCAGCGGAATGTCTTCACGCCGTTCGCGCAGCGGGGGAATGGCGACGCTGACCACGTTCAACCGGTAGTACAAGTCGGCCCGAAACCGCCCCTCCCGCACCATTTGCGCCAGGTCGCGGTGGGTGGCGGCGATGATCCGCACGTCCACCGGAATGGGCCGGCTGCCGCCCAGGCGGAGAATCTCCTTTTCCTGCAGCACGCGCAGCAGGTGAACCTGAAATTCCAGGGGCATCTCCCCGATTTCGTCAAGGAAAAGGGTGCCCCCGTTCGCTTCCTCAAACTTGCCCTTTTTGCCCTGTTTCAAGCCGCCGGTGAACGTTCCCGGCTCGTAGCCGAACAGCTCGGCGGCCACCAGTTCTTTGGGGATGGCGCCGCAGTTGATGGCGAGAAACGGCTTGTCGCGGCGGCGGCTCGACGCGTGCAGGGCGCGGGCAAACCGCTCTTTGCCCGTTCCGCTTTCTCCGAGAAGGAGGACGGGAACGTCGGCGTCCGCCACCATTTCGCACTTCGTCATCGCTTGCACAATGGCCGGCGAACGGCCGACAACGGTTTGCCAGGCCGTGCTGGTACGCGTCGGGGCCTTCGATCGCGCGGTCGGTTTGTCCGGAATGATGCACAGGAATCCGATGCGCACGTTGCCGTCGAACACTTCCTCGATGACAGGCGCATCCGGCGGAAGGGACGAAAAGGCGGTGCCGGACTGCGCATCCGTTAGGGACGGGCGCTCCGTGAGCTGCTGATAGAGCAGCTGGCGCCAGTGCGCTTCGTTCTCCTGCAGCCAACGTCGAGCGGCGGCGTTGGCCTTCACCACCTGAAAGTCCGAATCCAATGCGGCCACGCCGTCGTGGGGGTAGCGCTCGCGGGCTTCCCAATACCGTTCGGCCAACCGGAAACGATGGCGTGCGGTCTCTTCGTTCAGCCGTTGTTGAATGAATTGCGAAGCGGCCACAACCAGGCCAAGGCTATGGGGTTGCGCATAGTTCCAGGGACCGGTCAGATCAACCACGCCGAGGATGTGTTTGGTGAGGGGATCAAAAATGGGCGCAGCGGAACAGATCCACTCATGGACGCCTTCACAGAAATGTTCGGAGGCAAAAATCTGCACCGGCTGTCCAATCTTCAGGCACGTCCCGATCGCATTGGTGCCGATTGCCTCCTCGCTCCATTGCGAACCGATGACGAAATTCATCTTTTCCGCTTTTTGCAGAATGGAGGATTCGCCACGCAGGTACAAAATGAAGCCATCCCGGTTGCACAGGGTGAGGAGGTGGCCGGTGCCTTCCGTTTGTTTGGCGAGCTGTTCCAAGATGGGCAGGGCCAGCTGATACAGCCGGAAATTCGCGAGCAGGTTTTGCATGTCGTCGTCGTCCAGCAGCACCGTCGTTTGCCGCCGTGTGGGATCGACGCCGGACGCCATGCAGCGCCGCCACGAGTCCTGAACCACGGGGCGAATGGAGCGAGGGATTTGCCTCTCGACCACAAAGCCTTTCCATTCGCGGGTCAGTTCTTTCCGTTTGCGGGCAATGTCGTGAGAGGAGGTGAGCGCCAAATGCACGCCGTGCATGGGGATCCACCTCCCATCCGGAACAGGATGTGAGTGGGGGTGTTCCTTATGCAGATCAACGGGTGCCGAACATATATTCTCACAAGTTGTATTATACAAAAAATATTGAGTATTATCAACACCTTGTGCGACCAGGAGGAAGGTGGCCAGGTCGGTTCATGGTGGGCCGACAACGAGCGTGTGCAGAAAGGCGTCTTTGCCGCTGATGAAGAGGCGGTGTTTCCTCTCTTATCGTTTTCCGGTAACTATCTTCCGGACCAAGCAGTTAATGTTAAAAACAAAAAAGCCCCGTAACGGGACTTCTCAGATCATACTTAGTAAAGTGTTAACTGGATCAAGTTCCTATTTGTGTGTAAAATTGCCCCCAGCTAGAATGAGCCTGACCCCATGAATCAACATGTGGTTGGTAAGGGATTCGAGCTTCCCTCGGTGTTGATGCCAATCCCGATGAGCGCGCCGCGCGACCGAACGCGCCCCTCTTTGCGCACCTTCAGCACCAGCGCGTCGACGAGGACAAAGGGGTAGGCTTTCTCGTCGAGCGGCCGGTTGTTCCATGCGGTCACCACCGGGTCGAGCCGCTTGCACAGCTCCGAGACGGTGGATTTCGAGAACTCCGTGCCGCACAGCTCTTGCGTGATCTGTTCGACTTTTCGGGTCGATACCCCGTTGACCACCATTTCCATCAAGGCCAGGACGAGCGCCTGTTCGCTCCGTTGATAACGAGCAAACAGTTCGGTGGAAAACTTCCCGTTTCGAAACCGCGGAACCCGAAGCGTGAGGGTACCCACCCGGGTGGTCAACTGGTGCGGATAGGTCCCATTGCGGTACCCTTGGCGCTCTTCTGTCCGTTCATAGGGCTGCGCGCGCAGTTGCTCCGTTGCCTGGGCTTGCAAGATTTGATTTAAGACAGATTCCAAGAGTTTGGCGAGAGCATCGTCTTTCGCATCGCGGAGAAAAAGTTGATGCAAAAGCTGCGCATCTACGGTAATCTGATCGTGAGCCCATTTCGATCCCCTCTCCCTTTTTGGTTTTTGTGGGTTCAAGCTCCATTCTAACCGAGGGGGATTGGAAATGGCTCTCTGACTTTTTTCAGAGAGTCCTTTTTACACAAGAATACGGACTCAACTGTTTTTCAGTTACATCATTTAGAATAAATAAAGCACAGGAAAGTCTTTCTGGTCCAGCTTATGCAACTTTGGAGTGGATAGGTTCGTTACCACGAGATATTTTCTCGGCTACATTTAGGTTGAGATTGTACGTTGGCAATGATAAATATTATTCTTGAGTCAACTACTAATATATCCCTTAAGGTGATGCATTAATGGAGCTTGGTACACTTATTTTTCAAGTCGGGGCGTTTGTAACTATTGTAGTGATGGTTGCCGGTGTAGTTTTATTGTTTAAAGTTCTTTTTGAGAAATTCAAAAAGTAATTTTAGTAAAAAACATATCTGACTTACAGGAAGTTACTGATTTCAATTGCCACCTCTTAACACCTCTGCGACCTCGCGCAGCAAGTATTGCGCGGGGATTTTTTGATTTCTGCGACATATTCCAAAGCCACGGACAAACAGGCAGTGCGTGCCTTTATCCCGGAACGGTGCGGATTATCGTCTTACCAACCACATGTTGATTCATGGGGTCAGGCTCATTCTAGCTGGGGACAATTTTACACACAAATAGGGACTTGATCTCCGAGCACAGGAAAACCGGGAAAATCAAGCATCCTCTGGAATATATACTGTTGATGCGGTCGGCTGTAAACACCTCAAGATGAAGGCCACCTGCCCAGACCTTCAGCAGGTAGCCTTCGCTCATTTGCGCGTGACGATCTCCCCGATGACGAAGTCGACGTACTCGATCCGGGTTTCTTTGAACGATCTTTCATTTCTGCTGCAACGCTTGTCACGCAACACGTGTAGCGAGGCAGAAGCAGATGTTGCAACAGAAAGGCGCAGGGTTTGACGCTGGAAACGGGTTCGACGCGAAAAACATCTTTGGCACAAGGATTGCTTGACGATAAAGGGTGGAACGCGGATTGGCGCAGCACCGTCTTGCTCAACCCGTGGGTTGACGGTTCTCCAATCATCAA
This region of Calditerricola satsumensis genomic DNA includes:
- a CDS encoding sigma-54-dependent Fis family transcriptional regulator, which gives rise to MHGVHLALTSSHDIARKRKELTREWKGFVVERQIPRSIRPVVQDSWRRCMASGVDPTRRQTTVLLDDDDMQNLLANFRLYQLALPILEQLAKQTEGTGHLLTLCNRDGFILYLRGESSILQKAEKMNFVIGSQWSEEAIGTNAIGTCLKIGQPVQIFASEHFCEGVHEWICSAAPIFDPLTKHILGVVDLTGPWNYAQPHSLGLVVAASQFIQQRLNEETARHRFRLAERYWEARERYPHDGVAALDSDFQVVKANAAARRWLQENEAHWRQLLYQQLTERPSLTDAQSGTAFSSLPPDAPVIEEVFDGNVRIGFLCIIPDKPTARSKAPTRTSTAWQTVVGRSPAIVQAMTKCEMVADADVPVLLLGESGTGKERFARALHASSRRRDKPFLAINCGAIPKELVAAELFGYEPGTFTGGLKQGKKGKFEEANGGTLFLDEIGEMPLEFQVHLLRVLQEKEILRLGGSRPIPVDVRIIAATHRDLAQMVREGRFRADLYYRLNVVSVAIPPLRERREDIPLLIDHFVRRFADKYNRSLPQLDPDLEAFLVHRYDWPGNVRELENAVEHAVLFCTGDRIEATHFPPAIAHAYLANTPNPTARPLTPSPSGAHSDRVAREREHLLAVLSETGGNLSEAARRLGIARTTLYRKLKKLGLEKQAVIHVRNA
- a CDS encoding acetone carboxylase subunit gamma, with product MAYDRKKIEELIDGTIDWETLHRMLSEPKDPERFQMYLEILQERVPWEDRIILPYQYHLYIVQKKDTKEWVIKCDCGHEFCDYRDNWKLHALIYVRDTEEALNEIYPKLMAPDPNWQVFREYYCPSCGTLLEVEAPTPWYPVIHNWEPDIETFYRDWLGQPVPERAEPARK